Proteins found in one Paenibacillus dendritiformis genomic segment:
- a CDS encoding J domain-containing protein, which yields MAANYYDVLGVRRDAAPDEIKKAYRRLAKQHHPDVNGGSTEAEQRFKQIHEAYAVLQDEAARSAYDEELDGKGKADKAFGHGGQRGAGPERPREAAGMSAQEPFDPRNVEANFARFFGFDPKTKKPTGMKGADKEASEPIDAAAMFQRYFGMRKK from the coding sequence ATGGCTGCGAATTACTATGACGTGCTGGGCGTGCGGCGTGATGCGGCGCCGGACGAGATCAAGAAGGCCTACCGGCGGCTCGCCAAGCAGCATCATCCCGATGTGAACGGCGGCAGCACCGAGGCCGAGCAGCGGTTCAAGCAGATTCATGAAGCGTATGCGGTGCTCCAGGATGAAGCTGCGCGCTCCGCGTATGATGAAGAGCTGGACGGGAAAGGAAAGGCCGACAAGGCATTCGGCCATGGCGGACAGCGGGGAGCCGGGCCGGAACGCCCGCGCGAGGCCGCGGGGATGTCCGCGCAGGAACCGTTCGATCCGCGGAATGTGGAGGCGAACTTCGCCCGGTTCTTCGGCTTCGATCCGAAGACGAAGAAGCCGACCGGCATGAAGGGCGCGGACAAGGAAGCGTCGGAGCCGATCGACGCGGCGGCGATGTTCCAGCGGTATTTCGGCATGCGGAAGAAGTGA
- a CDS encoding PP2C family protein-serine/threonine phosphatase, which produces MELQEWVPYIIVLGAAAAILLLLGARRRLLANAAPDKPGVPIGNGQTIGARDEQDDYFSSVTTPHGTAAVLADGISGLAHGRLASTIAVTVFIREFLKLSDIRDVHDYFAKAAKVSNSEILQQLQGAPGGTTLVAGVIAGDWLYWAAVGDSVIMVFRDGEFIRMNEKHTLESVLQERCLAGELTKEEAIDHPLRKRLVNYLGYEHFARMEMGSEPFDLRPGDRVILCSDGVYNTMTEVELEAILSQPISPNDAAEEIIEAIEAKGLANQDNATIVIVDHD; this is translated from the coding sequence ATGGAATTACAGGAATGGGTGCCGTATATCATCGTGCTGGGTGCGGCGGCGGCGATTCTGCTGCTGCTCGGGGCGCGGCGCCGCTTGCTGGCGAACGCCGCTCCCGACAAGCCGGGAGTTCCGATCGGGAACGGGCAGACGATCGGCGCGCGGGACGAGCAGGATGATTATTTCTCCAGCGTGACGACTCCGCATGGCACCGCCGCCGTGCTGGCCGACGGCATTAGCGGCCTCGCCCATGGGCGTCTGGCGAGCACGATTGCCGTGACCGTGTTCATCCGGGAATTTCTGAAGCTGTCCGATATCCGGGACGTTCATGATTATTTCGCGAAGGCGGCCAAGGTCAGCAATTCGGAGATTTTGCAGCAACTGCAGGGCGCTCCCGGGGGAACGACCCTCGTCGCCGGCGTCATTGCCGGGGACTGGCTGTATTGGGCCGCCGTCGGGGACAGTGTCATCATGGTGTTCCGGGACGGGGAGTTCATCCGGATGAATGAGAAGCATACGCTGGAATCCGTGCTGCAGGAGCGCTGTCTGGCAGGGGAGCTGACGAAGGAGGAAGCGATCGATCATCCGCTGCGGAAGCGGCTGGTCAATTATTTGGGCTACGAGCATTTCGCCCGGATGGAGATGGGCAGCGAACCGTTCGACCTCCGGCCCGGGGATCGGGTCATCCTGTGCAGCGACGGCGTCTACAACACGATGACCGAGGTGGAGCTGGAGGCGATTCTGTCCCAGCCGATATCGCCGAATGATGCGGCCGAGGAGATTATCGAGGCCATCGAAGCCAAGGGATTGGCGAATCAGGACAACGCGACGATCGTCATCGTCGATCATGACTGA
- a CDS encoding phage baseplate assembly protein V, with amino-acid sequence MSLTYDNLKIFPYELVRLSDLSMKKQINEHTRLRFTGIVSEEKKDSYVEMTEANTPVELYQVDEDGGSKPLFRGMALSIEINVVRGVYYVEVEAVSHTYLMDVKQKTRSFQNVHITIPDMLKQIGADYPGLDVMDEATGGAKLSRFALQYNETDWEFLRRMASRYHTSLMPASQFDKPKFYFGIYEGDAAVRMEQVNYIVRKRVEPFRYFTENEMAKVIEDDFITYEIETDRVLELGSHVFFKGKSLFVCEAYTAMTDGIVQHHYVLCSHKGLRQKAYDNENLIGASIHGRVIGVAGDKVKVHFEFDPEQNIEEARWFRYSSMYTAEGSTGWYVMPEIGDPVTVYFPGSKEEEGIAGGAARQQTRTGENDKLNNPEVKIFRTPYGKEIMLAPDEVVITGKEGAIYIRLNEQEGIHIASSKNISITADGDITMNAAKKVVLSAGSEMNLSCKGSQLHLGGHASLTGATVNSN; translated from the coding sequence ATGAGCTTAACATATGACAACCTAAAAATTTTTCCATATGAGTTAGTTCGCTTAAGCGATCTGTCCATGAAGAAGCAGATCAATGAGCATACCCGGTTACGCTTCACTGGAATTGTCTCTGAGGAGAAGAAGGACAGCTATGTGGAGATGACGGAAGCGAATACTCCCGTCGAGCTGTATCAAGTGGATGAGGACGGCGGAAGCAAGCCGTTGTTCCGTGGGATGGCCCTCTCTATTGAGATAAATGTGGTGCGGGGCGTCTATTATGTGGAAGTGGAAGCAGTCTCCCATACTTATTTGATGGATGTCAAGCAGAAGACTCGCTCCTTCCAGAATGTTCACATTACGATTCCGGATATGCTGAAGCAGATCGGCGCGGACTATCCCGGCCTTGATGTGATGGATGAAGCGACAGGCGGAGCCAAGTTGAGCCGGTTCGCCCTCCAGTACAATGAGACCGATTGGGAGTTTTTGAGGAGAATGGCCTCCCGGTATCATACGAGCCTTATGCCGGCTTCTCAATTTGATAAGCCCAAATTTTATTTTGGCATCTATGAGGGCGACGCCGCCGTCCGCATGGAGCAGGTCAATTATATTGTCAGGAAGCGTGTAGAGCCTTTCCGTTATTTTACGGAGAATGAGATGGCGAAAGTGATCGAAGATGACTTTATCACTTATGAGATTGAGACAGATAGGGTGCTTGAATTGGGAAGCCATGTTTTTTTCAAGGGCAAAAGTTTGTTCGTATGCGAAGCGTACACGGCTATGACGGATGGCATTGTCCAGCATCATTATGTACTCTGTTCTCATAAAGGGCTGCGGCAGAAGGCATATGATAACGAAAATCTGATTGGCGCCTCGATTCATGGGCGGGTTATCGGTGTAGCTGGGGACAAGGTAAAAGTTCATTTCGAATTCGATCCGGAACAGAACATCGAGGAGGCACGCTGGTTCCGTTATTCCTCCATGTATACGGCTGAAGGAAGCACCGGTTGGTATGTCATGCCCGAGATAGGAGACCCGGTAACGGTATATTTTCCTGGCAGCAAGGAGGAAGAAGGCATTGCGGGCGGTGCCGCGAGGCAACAGACCCGAACCGGGGAAAACGATAAACTAAATAACCCGGAAGTCAAAATCTTCCGAACTCCCTATGGGAAGGAAATTATGCTGGCTCCTGACGAGGTTGTCATTACAGGTAAAGAGGGAGCCATTTACATTCGGCTGAATGAGCAAGAGGGCATTCACATTGCCAGCAGTAAAAATATCAGCATTACAGCGGACGGAGATATTACGATGAACGCTGCGAAGAAAGTGGTACTATCTGCAGGAAGCGAGATGAACCTTAGCTGCAAGGGAAGCCAGCTCCATCTGGGCGGACATGCAAGCCTGACAGGCGCCACTGTCAACTCGAACTGA
- a CDS encoding S66 family peptidase, giving the protein MHAPKLKQGDEIRVIAPSRSLSLISMPQRELAKRRLEQMGFTVTFSIHAEEMDDFISSSIESRVNDLHDAFRDPGVKAILTVIGGFNSNQLLRYLDYELIRRNPKLFCGYSDITALSNAIYAKTGMITYSGPHFSTFGMERGIEYTAEHFLAAMTTNEVITAKPAEQWSDDAWYRDQERRDFILNEGWAILQTGACEGTIIGGNVCTLNLLHGTEYMPDLQGAVLFLEDDEETDPATFDRDLQSLLHQPGADAVRGLVIGRFQKASRMTLDLLKQIIASKQELRGIPVIANVDFGHTTPQLTFPIGGHAKLDSNPEAPLLQFGEEAF; this is encoded by the coding sequence ATGCATGCACCTAAACTGAAGCAAGGAGACGAAATTCGGGTTATCGCGCCTTCCAGAAGCTTATCTCTCATTTCCATGCCGCAGCGAGAGCTGGCGAAGCGCCGCCTGGAGCAAATGGGGTTTACCGTGACCTTTTCCATCCATGCGGAAGAAATGGATGACTTCATCTCGTCCTCAATTGAATCCAGAGTGAATGATCTGCATGACGCGTTCCGAGATCCGGGAGTAAAAGCGATCTTGACCGTTATCGGCGGATTTAACAGCAATCAATTGCTCCGCTATTTGGATTATGAACTGATCCGGCGCAATCCGAAATTATTCTGCGGATATTCCGACATCACCGCGTTGAGCAACGCGATATATGCCAAAACCGGGATGATCACCTATTCCGGGCCTCATTTCTCGACCTTCGGCATGGAACGAGGCATCGAGTATACGGCGGAACATTTCCTCGCGGCGATGACGACGAATGAAGTAATAACGGCGAAGCCTGCGGAGCAATGGAGCGACGATGCTTGGTATCGCGACCAGGAACGGCGGGATTTCATCCTGAACGAAGGGTGGGCCATCCTCCAGACTGGAGCTTGTGAAGGAACGATCATCGGGGGCAATGTATGCACGTTGAATCTGCTGCACGGCACGGAATACATGCCCGATTTGCAGGGGGCTGTGTTATTTCTGGAGGATGACGAGGAAACCGATCCGGCGACGTTCGATCGAGACTTGCAGTCGCTCCTTCACCAGCCTGGCGCCGATGCGGTGCGCGGCTTAGTCATCGGCCGCTTCCAGAAAGCATCGCGCATGACGCTGGATTTGCTGAAGCAAATTATCGCCAGCAAGCAAGAATTGCGGGGCATCCCGGTCATCGCCAACGTAGATTTCGGCCACACCACGCCGCAACTTACGTTCCCGATCGGCGGCCACGCCAAGCTGGACTCCAACCCCGAGGCGCCGCTGCTGCAGTTCGGGGAAGAGGCTTTTTAA
- a CDS encoding FHA domain-containing protein encodes MSLTRCANGHMFSTRKHGNICPYCSISVEAAPSGDAAAKKPVRPEEDEKTMPYLGETTGIDPVTGWLVCIEGPQLGQDYRIRAEKNFIGRSEDMHIRILGDNAISRRNHAVIVYDPKKRNFYLLPGDASGLAYHNNEAVYTPVELAAYDVLQLGRSKFIFIPLCGVHFEWDHNEG; translated from the coding sequence ATGAGTCTGACAAGATGCGCCAACGGGCACATGTTCAGCACGCGCAAGCACGGCAATATTTGCCCCTATTGCAGTATCTCGGTGGAGGCGGCGCCGAGCGGCGACGCCGCGGCGAAGAAGCCGGTGCGGCCGGAAGAGGACGAGAAGACGATGCCTTATCTGGGCGAGACGACGGGCATTGACCCGGTAACGGGGTGGCTCGTCTGCATCGAGGGTCCCCAGCTCGGCCAAGATTACCGGATTCGCGCCGAGAAGAACTTCATCGGCCGCTCCGAGGACATGCACATCCGCATTCTGGGCGACAATGCGATCTCGCGGCGGAATCACGCCGTCATCGTGTACGACCCGAAGAAGCGCAACTTCTATCTCCTGCCGGGCGACGCTTCCGGCCTGGCCTATCACAATAACGAAGCGGTATATACGCCGGTAGAGCTGGCCGCTTACGACGTCCTTCAGCTCGGCCGGAGCAAGTTCATCTTTATTCCGCTTTGTGGGGTCCATTTCGAGTGGGACCATAACGAAGGTTAA
- a CDS encoding SpoIIE family protein phosphatase, whose product MRKENSDFKTSFVSEAGSFLHNKDYFAYVELDDMACWVVADGLDADREADSAEMVVKSILGRFTEKPTMSPLRLKRYMQEAHEWLREESRRVRLKASLILVVTDYSKMVWAVAGHARLYHFRGGRLFGRSQDQSLAQAMANSGEISDAAIDHHAERHNLLNYMGRPDAFEPFVSKKVPLSDGDVLLLCTPGLWEEVHRLEMLDALEEAKEPEDFTDTLEDVLLSKQRGTVNNYTAVAVYVNKAFKEDPKKKWRQLKKWLIALVILAVAGGGAIYLYAKEVSRKAEAATNMIEFQQNADTYMKEGDYAKAVNEYSEARNMAKRLKDRYHRDLFDKKQRLMQLMVDGDGFFKERDYAKALDKYIKAQEEAKPYKEFNHKELEDKIERTNLYMQIMSWVQEGDMKFETQDFVGARSSYQRARRAAIEEGFVDGEKEIRKKLEDAEEKVTGLKKEKRLLEGDKLEKKGDQQFAAQDYVGAIDAYSAAQQIYQEIDMLERVLGMERKIDKAVDKLNPPPQPAAGTDGSAAGTAAAGTGQAPPAAGANAASQSGGSGGGSAAASGTGSGAEGTAGASNGGAAAGNGSGAGRGKSPDTSPGASSGSDSGRKSDENSGAGSGTKSGTSSGMNSGTNSGTNSGGGSSANPGMNSGADSGEAGDGPTR is encoded by the coding sequence ATGAGGAAGGAGAACAGCGATTTCAAGACCAGCTTCGTGTCGGAAGCCGGTTCTTTTCTACATAACAAGGATTATTTCGCTTATGTCGAGCTCGATGATATGGCTTGCTGGGTCGTCGCGGACGGCCTGGATGCGGATCGGGAGGCGGACAGCGCCGAGATGGTCGTGAAGAGCATCCTGGGGCGGTTCACTGAGAAGCCGACGATGTCTCCGCTGAGATTGAAACGGTACATGCAGGAAGCGCATGAATGGCTCAGAGAAGAGAGCCGCCGGGTGCGGCTCAAGGCGAGCCTGATCCTGGTCGTCACTGACTATTCGAAGATGGTCTGGGCGGTGGCGGGCCATGCGCGCCTGTACCATTTCCGCGGCGGGCGCCTGTTCGGGCGCAGCCAGGATCAGAGTCTGGCGCAGGCGATGGCGAATAGCGGCGAGATCTCGGATGCGGCGATCGACCATCACGCAGAGCGCCATAACCTGCTCAATTATATGGGCCGTCCCGATGCCTTCGAGCCGTTCGTTTCGAAGAAGGTGCCACTCTCCGACGGCGATGTGCTGCTGCTGTGCACGCCGGGCCTGTGGGAAGAGGTGCACCGCCTGGAGATGCTGGATGCGCTCGAGGAAGCGAAGGAGCCGGAGGACTTCACGGATACGCTCGAGGACGTGCTGCTCAGCAAGCAGCGCGGCACGGTCAATAATTATACCGCCGTTGCCGTCTACGTGAACAAGGCGTTCAAGGAGGATCCGAAGAAGAAGTGGCGGCAGCTGAAAAAATGGCTGATCGCGCTGGTCATCCTGGCCGTGGCGGGAGGCGGCGCCATTTACCTTTACGCGAAGGAAGTCTCGCGCAAGGCGGAGGCGGCTACGAATATGATCGAGTTCCAGCAGAATGCCGACACGTACATGAAGGAAGGCGATTATGCGAAGGCCGTGAACGAGTACAGCGAGGCGAGAAATATGGCCAAGCGCTTGAAGGACCGCTATCACCGCGATCTGTTCGACAAGAAGCAGCGCTTGATGCAGCTGATGGTGGACGGAGACGGCTTTTTCAAGGAACGGGATTATGCGAAGGCGCTGGACAAATACATCAAAGCGCAGGAGGAAGCGAAGCCGTACAAGGAGTTCAATCATAAGGAGCTCGAGGACAAAATCGAACGCACCAACCTGTATATGCAGATTATGAGCTGGGTGCAGGAAGGGGACATGAAGTTCGAGACGCAGGATTTCGTCGGTGCCCGCAGCTCGTATCAGAGGGCGCGCCGGGCGGCCATCGAGGAAGGCTTCGTCGACGGCGAGAAGGAGATTCGCAAGAAGCTGGAGGACGCGGAGGAGAAGGTAACCGGGCTGAAGAAGGAGAAGCGGCTGCTCGAGGGCGACAAGCTTGAGAAAAAGGGCGATCAGCAGTTCGCCGCCCAGGATTATGTCGGGGCGATTGATGCTTATTCGGCAGCGCAGCAGATTTATCAAGAGATTGACATGTTGGAGCGGGTGCTGGGTATGGAGCGGAAGATCGACAAGGCGGTCGACAAGCTCAATCCGCCGCCTCAACCTGCCGCCGGCACGGATGGTTCCGCGGCTGGAACGGCAGCAGCCGGGACCGGGCAAGCGCCGCCTGCGGCAGGGGCGAATGCCGCCAGCCAGAGCGGAGGTTCCGGCGGCGGCAGCGCAGCCGCGTCCGGTACGGGAAGCGGCGCGGAGGGAACCGCAGGCGCCTCGAATGGGGGCGCGGCTGCGGGCAACGGTTCGGGCGCGGGCCGGGGGAAGAGCCCGGATACAAGCCCGGGTGCGAGTTCGGGTTCAGACTCCGGGAGGAAATCCGACGAGAACTCTGGCGCTGGATCTGGCACAAAGTCTGGAACGAGCTCCGGGATGAACTCCGGGACGAACTCCGGGACGAACTCCGGCGGTGGCTCAAGCGCGAACCCAGGTATGAATTCGGGGGCGGACTCCGGAGAAGCGGGAGACGGCCCAACTCGATAA
- a CDS encoding pentapeptide repeat-containing protein, whose protein sequence is MSREEALAHFRQQVPLARQKVLREFMECWKEEKTAWMREFVHSFQELCMSIRMKQLAGKKGRIGFITYSMLRTDIAHGRASYLVQASDASWLFDFRPVEDNYDASWAFCYLDRLMGELTRAATDYSGAVTLPQLDRIRLLEAEHFHRFVVNLIRLSLMEAAALPEFKELKKEAVFEVRVGDYLSHSECIFRLDERERDSEEVRAWLQEKNDSAAYTYEDFYGFDLSGGDYHALDFRYSSFRNCDLKSSRLGEGFLLGTVWNDCQLDSADFAYSLVQGAKYSGCSMKASIFHCVQGKAGMPVPDWAPPGVEGVRFADCDLEEADFTRAKLDGAVFVRTCLRGANFRGATLRGVRFQKSDLTNADFREADLTDTDFSDSSLDGAIFPGREACLSLSQGKGSTS, encoded by the coding sequence GTGAGCAGAGAGGAAGCATTGGCGCATTTCAGACAGCAGGTACCCCTGGCACGGCAGAAAGTGCTTCGTGAGTTCATGGAGTGCTGGAAGGAAGAGAAGACGGCATGGATGAGAGAATTCGTCCATTCTTTTCAGGAACTGTGTATGTCTATCCGTATGAAGCAGCTTGCAGGAAAGAAGGGACGTATTGGCTTTATTACGTACTCCATGCTAAGAACCGATATTGCGCATGGCCGTGCCAGCTATCTTGTTCAAGCGTCTGATGCGTCATGGTTGTTTGACTTCCGTCCGGTTGAGGACAACTATGATGCCTCCTGGGCTTTTTGTTATTTGGACCGCCTCATGGGTGAACTGACACGGGCAGCTACCGACTATTCCGGAGCGGTCACTTTGCCGCAGCTTGATCGGATTCGACTCCTGGAAGCGGAGCATTTCCATCGCTTTGTTGTAAATCTGATTCGCCTCTCTTTGATGGAGGCGGCTGCCCTGCCTGAGTTCAAGGAGCTGAAGAAGGAAGCGGTGTTTGAGGTGCGCGTCGGAGATTATCTCTCCCATAGCGAATGTATATTCCGATTGGATGAGCGGGAGCGGGACTCGGAGGAAGTGAGAGCTTGGCTTCAGGAGAAGAATGATTCGGCTGCATATACATATGAGGATTTTTATGGTTTTGATTTATCAGGCGGTGACTATCATGCGCTTGATTTTCGCTATAGCTCGTTCCGGAACTGCGATCTGAAGAGCAGCCGATTGGGTGAAGGGTTTCTGCTGGGTACGGTTTGGAATGACTGCCAATTGGATAGCGCCGATTTTGCCTACAGCCTCGTCCAAGGGGCCAAATATAGCGGATGCTCCATGAAGGCTTCGATCTTTCACTGTGTGCAGGGGAAGGCGGGCATGCCGGTACCGGATTGGGCGCCTCCTGGTGTGGAAGGCGTCCGTTTTGCGGACTGCGACTTGGAGGAAGCCGATTTTACAAGGGCTAAATTGGATGGCGCCGTCTTTGTGAGGACCTGTTTGCGGGGAGCCAACTTCCGTGGAGCCACTCTTCGAGGTGTCCGGTTCCAGAAGTCGGATCTGACAAATGCGGATTTCCGTGAGGCCGATTTGACAGATACGGATTTCTCCGATTCAAGTCTGGACGGTGCAATATTTCCGGGACGAGAGGCTTGTCTGTCACTGTCTCAAGGAAAGGGGAGTACATCATGA
- a CDS encoding DUF4280 domain-containing protein, with the protein MSKPQEIRIEPGKGAKESYVVAGAIVSCSYGTQPGRLKMLQSHGTYLKGKAQLNTGDFLPGITIPSFGNCFSPLNPAVQASNMVDIYGVKKAPCVPVVTIPWANGKGDVLVDGKPALLSRCTHQCLYCGTIRIENDGQDLD; encoded by the coding sequence ATGAGCAAACCACAGGAAATTCGCATCGAACCGGGCAAAGGCGCCAAAGAAAGCTATGTCGTGGCAGGAGCGATTGTTAGCTGCAGTTACGGGACTCAGCCGGGACGGCTTAAAATGCTGCAAAGCCATGGCACCTATCTCAAAGGCAAGGCTCAGTTGAATACGGGAGACTTCTTGCCCGGAATTACCATACCTTCCTTCGGCAACTGCTTCAGTCCGCTCAATCCAGCCGTACAGGCCAGCAATATGGTGGATATCTATGGCGTGAAGAAAGCGCCTTGTGTTCCTGTAGTGACGATTCCCTGGGCTAATGGAAAAGGAGATGTGTTGGTAGATGGGAAACCGGCCCTGCTAAGCCGTTGCACCCATCAATGCCTGTATTGCGGAACGATTCGGATCGAGAACGATGGGCAGGACCTGGATTGA
- a CDS encoding vWA domain-containing protein: MSTHSGLFKGLAAAIALLVLWSSGGGAVPAFAADKDASPAANAASQGIDAVFVLDVSYSMNETDKDGIAAEVINMFMDMSDSAKTRIGFVAYNDRIVETQPLTSIASPGHQAKLKQKLQHMPRYGYTDLGLGLRTGAEMLASDKEKSGVPFLILLSDGGTDFGYASRGRTVEDSNRDVKHVIKQAQSQGYPIYTIGLNHDGSVNKEELERIAKQTGGTSFITDSADDLPDIFNQIFAHQIQSVLVTVAAVTATGELQEVKVPIPNSSMSEANIILLSSHPLRESQLYYSSKNVRLYESNKYRLMKIIRPEQGELVIKLRGKPGDFVKVNLLGNYSLGPELVLESQEIIKGQNTKFLSYLQHPDGSRLEDPHVFDTMQAELVVTYLDSGEEERTPLARKGNGFEGDYVFRQSGSYRWHVYLHGPDFYRMSPEIERKVENLPPEAVEASPLSLTKEDGEVRIDLREWFRDPNGDALTFQLQPPTDNKLEGAYIEDNWLVVMPRKTGDASLAVQASDPEGGTAVSTLAFTVRSYWERPLQIGAGILIAALIGGAAYLWLRPRPKFAGRLEGYFLNTASGNDIPVAFWPLSSFDKRRVSLADLFRSLDIHEPLPEADRILLEPGKEGVLRVVHHTSCAVDKGRTPIPKGKKEVVQYNEKIYVTFEDGMTEIELRYKPLKSGAVSTGRSHSLPESS, encoded by the coding sequence ATGTCTACGCACAGCGGACTGTTCAAGGGGCTGGCGGCTGCCATCGCATTGCTCGTGCTGTGGAGCAGCGGGGGCGGCGCAGTGCCCGCATTCGCCGCCGACAAGGACGCAAGCCCGGCCGCCAACGCGGCCTCGCAAGGGATCGACGCCGTCTTCGTCCTGGACGTCAGCTACTCGATGAACGAGACCGACAAGGACGGCATCGCTGCCGAGGTCATTAACATGTTCATGGATATGAGCGATTCCGCCAAGACCCGGATCGGCTTCGTCGCCTACAACGACCGCATCGTGGAGACGCAGCCGCTGACGTCCATCGCTTCGCCCGGGCATCAGGCGAAGCTGAAGCAGAAGCTGCAGCATATGCCGCGCTACGGCTATACCGATCTGGGGCTCGGCCTGCGCACGGGCGCGGAAATGCTCGCCTCCGACAAGGAGAAGAGCGGCGTGCCGTTCCTCATTCTGCTGTCCGATGGCGGCACCGACTTCGGCTATGCGTCCCGGGGAAGAACGGTGGAGGATTCCAACCGGGACGTGAAGCACGTCATCAAGCAAGCCCAATCGCAAGGCTATCCCATCTACACGATCGGCCTGAACCACGACGGCTCGGTCAACAAGGAAGAGCTGGAGCGGATCGCCAAGCAGACGGGCGGAACATCATTCATTACCGACAGTGCGGATGATTTGCCCGATATTTTCAATCAAATCTTCGCCCACCAGATTCAGTCCGTTCTCGTAACGGTCGCAGCGGTAACGGCGACCGGCGAGCTTCAGGAGGTGAAGGTGCCGATTCCGAATTCCAGCATGAGCGAAGCGAATATTATACTGCTGTCTTCGCATCCGCTGCGGGAATCCCAGCTGTATTACAGCTCCAAAAACGTGCGCCTGTACGAGTCGAATAAATACCGTCTGATGAAAATCATCCGCCCCGAACAGGGTGAACTGGTGATTAAGCTGCGGGGCAAACCGGGAGATTTCGTCAAAGTGAATCTGCTCGGGAACTATAGTTTGGGACCGGAACTGGTTCTTGAGTCCCAGGAAATTATAAAAGGGCAAAATACGAAATTTTTATCATACCTGCAGCATCCCGACGGTTCCCGGCTGGAGGATCCGCATGTATTCGACACGATGCAAGCGGAACTTGTCGTAACCTATCTTGACTCCGGCGAAGAGGAACGGACTCCGCTGGCAAGGAAGGGGAACGGATTCGAAGGGGACTATGTGTTCCGCCAATCCGGTTCGTACCGCTGGCATGTCTATTTGCATGGCCCGGACTTCTACCGCATGAGCCCGGAGATAGAACGGAAGGTGGAGAACCTGCCGCCGGAAGCGGTCGAAGCCTCGCCCCTCTCCCTGACCAAGGAAGATGGGGAAGTGCGCATCGATCTGAGAGAATGGTTCCGCGATCCGAACGGGGATGCACTGACCTTCCAGCTTCAGCCGCCAACGGATAATAAACTGGAAGGCGCTTATATCGAGGATAATTGGCTTGTTGTAATGCCGCGGAAGACAGGCGATGCCTCGCTTGCCGTGCAAGCCTCCGATCCGGAAGGCGGCACCGCCGTCTCGACGCTGGCCTTCACGGTTAGGTCCTATTGGGAGCGGCCGCTTCAGATCGGAGCCGGCATCTTGATCGCGGCGCTGATCGGCGGCGCGGCCTACCTGTGGCTGCGGCCGCGGCCCAAGTTCGCCGGGCGGCTGGAGGGCTACTTCCTGAATACCGCCAGCGGCAATGACATCCCGGTCGCCTTCTGGCCGCTGTCCTCATTCGACAAGCGCCGGGTCAGCCTGGCTGATCTGTTCCGCAGCCTCGACATTCATGAGCCGCTGCCGGAAGCGGACCGCATCTTGCTGGAGCCCGGGAAGGAGGGCGTGCTGCGGGTCGTTCACCATACATCCTGCGCGGTGGACAAAGGGCGGACGCCGATTCCGAAGGGCAAGAAGGAAGTTGTGCAATATAATGAGAAAATCTATGTGACGTTCGAGGACGGCATGACCGAGATCGAGCTTCGTTATAAGCCGCTCAAGTCAGGCGCCGTCTCCACAGGACGTTCGCATTCACTGCCGGAATCGAGCTGA
- a CDS encoding FHA domain-containing protein: MRYEADYEEAHPDRKHRSGWIVVIDVLIAGIAAAALFYVYIWNADLVLKVAVGVLLAAGAVVYAAWRARSRMKRRQDGAAIAKLVLLDEEGESVKEWYIHGETSLLIGKSSAQSEVDIDLSDSEYASLISKHHAVLNYASGSWYVEDLDSRNGVGIQPAGRRTAVQLEEDGPHRIESGDIICIANTRIVVK; encoded by the coding sequence GTGAGGTATGAAGCGGATTATGAAGAAGCCCATCCCGACCGGAAGCACCGTTCCGGCTGGATTGTGGTCATCGATGTGCTGATTGCCGGCATTGCGGCGGCAGCGCTGTTCTACGTATACATATGGAATGCGGATCTGGTATTGAAGGTGGCGGTCGGCGTCCTGCTTGCCGCAGGGGCAGTCGTCTATGCCGCTTGGAGGGCTCGAAGCCGCATGAAGCGCCGGCAGGACGGCGCAGCCATTGCCAAGCTCGTTCTCCTGGACGAAGAAGGGGAGAGCGTGAAGGAATGGTACATCCATGGGGAAACATCCTTGCTTATCGGCAAGAGCTCTGCGCAAAGCGAGGTTGACATAGATCTGTCGGATTCGGAATACGCGTCGCTGATCAGCAAGCATCACGCGGTGCTGAACTATGCTTCGGGAAGCTGGTACGTGGAGGACCTCGATTCCCGCAACGGCGTCGGCATTCAGCCGGCCGGACGCAGGACGGCGGTGCAGCTGGAGGAAGACGGGCCGCACCGGATCGAATCCGGCGATATTATTTGCATTGCCAATACGCGAATCGTGGTGAAATAG